One Passer domesticus isolate bPasDom1 chromosome 29, bPasDom1.hap1, whole genome shotgun sequence DNA window includes the following coding sequences:
- the LOC135287354 gene encoding uncharacterized protein LOC135287354 isoform X3, with the protein MVLLTFTSSERAVVRERALQRICSLSHWLASCSTLEAGQNEERDDACAQIQIPVLGKVFGRLILMAFEEERTNRVALDALYALLNFISQQQRVTLPEDNAQLQAHWEDGISSSLHSPNAKDFIEAVGKYLGPSERTHIILSTITMFRYSSPCNHQVALSMLEVIGRDPDWWLTDVPKIVSHIYHTGLVTDIQVQHSLHCLLLLVADRSPVQVVTTLLQIAPRGDRNALSLWEVMFSVPQMVEKVLKELRVQLQDLKNGIFRTLAENDCLSYLALLASEDVQEEEFTPLYKTCRFLLYSANSTDREITSLLLRALITLSNREDRARKMKVLLPDLMNLLRQNCTSLVMMALMVLQNMMKCLKRTEASSIAADVARILWYHFDEEESWVRESCISSFRDLVRTVVGKEKKWMKNFVHTVLAPLILRMNDKAPKVGQASRNALLAITELLKWKEMKHVVKTWQTWKMAECLMKKDSSRAEQYLLQSLKYLKDPQECVRDSTIRFIGTIMRHVKDQSTEVPALIVRELQALEKDGCEFICCLAAQTSLILSRLREQQSPAGSQCSLWCWHR; encoded by the exons ATG GTGCTGCTCACCTTCACCAGCTCTGAGAGAGCCGTTGTGCGGGAGAGGGCCTTGCAGAGGATTTGCAGCCTGAGCCATTGGCTGGCCAGCTGTTCCACTCTGGAG gctggTCAAAATGAGGAAAGAGATGATGCCTGTGCACAGATCCAGATCCCAGTCCTTGGCAAGGTGTTTGGACGTCTCATCCTCATGGCATTTGAGGAAGAAAGGACCAACCGTGTGGCTCTGGATGCTCTCTACGCCCTCCTCAATTTCATCTCTCAGCAGCAAC GTGTGACACTGCCAGAGGATAATGCACAGCTCCAAGCACACTGGGAAGATGGGATCAGCTCCTCACTTCATTCTCCCAATGCCAAGGACTTCATCGAG GCTGTTGGAAAATACCTGGGACCTTCTGAGAGGACACACATCATCCTCTCAACCATTACGATGTTCCGCTACTCATCTCCCTGCAATCATCAGGTGGCTCTCAGCATGCTGGAGGTGATTGGGAGAGACCCTGACTGGTGGCTGACGGAT GTGCCAAAAATCGTGAGCCACATCTACCACACTGGGTTGGTCACAGACATCCaagtccagcacagcctccactGCCTGCTTCTCTTGGTGGCTGACAGGAGTCCTGTGCAGGTGGTCACAACACTGCTGCAGATCGCCCCACGAGGAGATAG GAATGCCCTCAGTTTGTGGGAGGTGATGTTCTCGGTGCCCCAGATGGTAGAGAAGGTCTTGAAGGAGCTTCGTGTCCAACTCCAGGACCTGAAGAATGGCATTTTCCGGACATTGGCTGAAAACGACTGCCTCTCTTACTTGGCT CTGCTGGCCTCCGAAGATGTGCAAGAGGAGGAATTCACTCCATTGTACAAAACCTGCAGGTTTCTGCTGTATTCAGCcaacagcacagacagagagataacctccctgctgctcagggccctcaTCACACTGTCCAACAGAGAGGACAGG GCGAGAAAAATGAAGGTCCTGCTGCCAGACCTGATGAACCTGTTGCGGCAGAACTGCACGTCTCTGGTGATGATGGCCCTGATGGTCCTCCAGAACATGATGAAGTGCTTGAAGAGGACCGAAGCCAGTTCCATTGCTGCAGATGTGGCGAGGATACTCTGGTACCACTTTGATGAG GAGGAAAGCTGGGTGCGGGAGAGCTGCATCAGCTCCTTCAGAGACCTGGTGAGGACAGTGgtggggaaggagaagaagtGGATGAAGAACTTCGTGCACACTGTCCTGGCCCCGCTCATCCTTCGCATGAACGACAAGGCTCCCAAAGTGGGCCAG GCCTCCAGGAATGCCCTCCTTGCCATCACAGAGCTCCTCAAGTGGAAGGAGATGAAGCATGTGGTGAAGACATGGCAGACCTGGAAGATGGCTGAGTGCTTG ATGAaaaaggacagcagcagggctgagcagtaCCTTCTTCAGAGCCTGAAGTACCTGAAGGACCCTCAGGAATGCGTGCGAGACTCGACTATCAGGTTCATTG ggaccATCATGCGGCATGTCAAGGACCAAAGCACGGAGGTGCCTGCTCTGATTGTCAGAG AACTTCAGGCCTTGGAGAAAGATGGCTGTGAATTCATCTGTTGCCTGGCAGCTCAGACCAGCTTGATCCTgagcaggctgagggagcagcaaTCACCAGCAGGGTCCCAATGCTCTCTGTGGTGCTGGCACCGCTGA
- the LOC135287354 gene encoding uncharacterized protein LOC135287354 isoform X1 — translation MLLPSPISNWNLSLCSSVLPELLDNTQLISSCFQRVLLLPPEEEMTSLEASLYTQTVEAMDILLKAVVLKCGEVLQDILEVLLTFTSSERAVVRERALQRICSLSHWLASCSTLEAGQNEERDDACAQIQIPVLGKVFGRLILMAFEEERTNRVALDALYALLNFISQQQRVTLPEDNAQLQAHWEDGISSSLHSPNAKDFIEAVGKYLGPSERTHIILSTITMFRYSSPCNHQVALSMLEVIGRDPDWWLTDVPKIVSHIYHTGLVTDIQVQHSLHCLLLLVADRSPVQVVTTLLQIAPRGDRNALSLWEVMFSVPQMVEKVLKELRVQLQDLKNGIFRTLAENDCLSYLALLASEDVQEEEFTPLYKTCRFLLYSANSTDREITSLLLRALITLSNREDRARKMKVLLPDLMNLLRQNCTSLVMMALMVLQNMMKCLKRTEASSIAADVARILWYHFDEEESWVRESCISSFRDLVRTVVGKEKKWMKNFVHTVLAPLILRMNDKAPKVGQASRNALLAITELLKWKEMKHVVKTWQTWKMAECLMKKDSSRAEQYLLQSLKYLKDPQECVRDSTIRFIGTIMRHVKDQSTEVPALIVRELQALEKDGCEFICCLAAQTSLILSRLREQQSPAGSQCSLWCWHR, via the exons ATGCTGCTGCCATCACCAATATCCAACTGGAAcctctctctctgcagctctgtgctgcccgAGCTGCTGGACAACACACAGCTGATCAGCTCCTGCTTTCAGAGggttcttcttcttcctccagaaGAGGAGATGACGAGCCTGGAGGCTTCCCTCTATACTCAG ACCGTGGAGGCCATGGACATCCTGCTGAAGGCTGTGGTGCTCAAATGTGGCGAGGTGCTGCAGGACATCTTGGAG GTGCTGCTCACCTTCACCAGCTCTGAGAGAGCCGTTGTGCGGGAGAGGGCCTTGCAGAGGATTTGCAGCCTGAGCCATTGGCTGGCCAGCTGTTCCACTCTGGAG gctggTCAAAATGAGGAAAGAGATGATGCCTGTGCACAGATCCAGATCCCAGTCCTTGGCAAGGTGTTTGGACGTCTCATCCTCATGGCATTTGAGGAAGAAAGGACCAACCGTGTGGCTCTGGATGCTCTCTACGCCCTCCTCAATTTCATCTCTCAGCAGCAAC GTGTGACACTGCCAGAGGATAATGCACAGCTCCAAGCACACTGGGAAGATGGGATCAGCTCCTCACTTCATTCTCCCAATGCCAAGGACTTCATCGAG GCTGTTGGAAAATACCTGGGACCTTCTGAGAGGACACACATCATCCTCTCAACCATTACGATGTTCCGCTACTCATCTCCCTGCAATCATCAGGTGGCTCTCAGCATGCTGGAGGTGATTGGGAGAGACCCTGACTGGTGGCTGACGGAT GTGCCAAAAATCGTGAGCCACATCTACCACACTGGGTTGGTCACAGACATCCaagtccagcacagcctccactGCCTGCTTCTCTTGGTGGCTGACAGGAGTCCTGTGCAGGTGGTCACAACACTGCTGCAGATCGCCCCACGAGGAGATAG GAATGCCCTCAGTTTGTGGGAGGTGATGTTCTCGGTGCCCCAGATGGTAGAGAAGGTCTTGAAGGAGCTTCGTGTCCAACTCCAGGACCTGAAGAATGGCATTTTCCGGACATTGGCTGAAAACGACTGCCTCTCTTACTTGGCT CTGCTGGCCTCCGAAGATGTGCAAGAGGAGGAATTCACTCCATTGTACAAAACCTGCAGGTTTCTGCTGTATTCAGCcaacagcacagacagagagataacctccctgctgctcagggccctcaTCACACTGTCCAACAGAGAGGACAGG GCGAGAAAAATGAAGGTCCTGCTGCCAGACCTGATGAACCTGTTGCGGCAGAACTGCACGTCTCTGGTGATGATGGCCCTGATGGTCCTCCAGAACATGATGAAGTGCTTGAAGAGGACCGAAGCCAGTTCCATTGCTGCAGATGTGGCGAGGATACTCTGGTACCACTTTGATGAG GAGGAAAGCTGGGTGCGGGAGAGCTGCATCAGCTCCTTCAGAGACCTGGTGAGGACAGTGgtggggaaggagaagaagtGGATGAAGAACTTCGTGCACACTGTCCTGGCCCCGCTCATCCTTCGCATGAACGACAAGGCTCCCAAAGTGGGCCAG GCCTCCAGGAATGCCCTCCTTGCCATCACAGAGCTCCTCAAGTGGAAGGAGATGAAGCATGTGGTGAAGACATGGCAGACCTGGAAGATGGCTGAGTGCTTG ATGAaaaaggacagcagcagggctgagcagtaCCTTCTTCAGAGCCTGAAGTACCTGAAGGACCCTCAGGAATGCGTGCGAGACTCGACTATCAGGTTCATTG ggaccATCATGCGGCATGTCAAGGACCAAAGCACGGAGGTGCCTGCTCTGATTGTCAGAG AACTTCAGGCCTTGGAGAAAGATGGCTGTGAATTCATCTGTTGCCTGGCAGCTCAGACCAGCTTGATCCTgagcaggctgagggagcagcaaTCACCAGCAGGGTCCCAATGCTCTCTGTGGTGCTGGCACCGCTGA
- the LOC135287354 gene encoding uncharacterized protein LOC135287354 isoform X2, translating to MLLPSPISNWNLSLCSSVLPELLDNTQLISSCFQRVLLLPPEEEMTSLEASLYTQTVEAMDILLKAVVLKCGEVLQDILEVLLTFTSSERAVVRERALQRICSLSHWLASCSTLEAGQNEERDDACAQIQIPVLGKVFGRLILMAFEEERTNRVALDALYALLNFISQQQRVTLPEDNAQLQAHWEDGISSSLHSPNAKDFIEAVGKYLGPSERTHIILSTITMFRYSSPCNHQVALSMLEVIGRDPDWWLTDVPKIVSHIYHTGLVTDIQVQHSLHCLLLLVADRSPVQVVTTLLQIAPRGDRNALSLWEVMFSVPQMVEKVLKELRVQLQDLKNGIFRTLAENDCLSYLAARKMKVLLPDLMNLLRQNCTSLVMMALMVLQNMMKCLKRTEASSIAADVARILWYHFDEEESWVRESCISSFRDLVRTVVGKEKKWMKNFVHTVLAPLILRMNDKAPKVGQASRNALLAITELLKWKEMKHVVKTWQTWKMAECLMKKDSSRAEQYLLQSLKYLKDPQECVRDSTIRFIGTIMRHVKDQSTEVPALIVRELQALEKDGCEFICCLAAQTSLILSRLREQQSPAGSQCSLWCWHR from the exons ATGCTGCTGCCATCACCAATATCCAACTGGAAcctctctctctgcagctctgtgctgcccgAGCTGCTGGACAACACACAGCTGATCAGCTCCTGCTTTCAGAGggttcttcttcttcctccagaaGAGGAGATGACGAGCCTGGAGGCTTCCCTCTATACTCAG ACCGTGGAGGCCATGGACATCCTGCTGAAGGCTGTGGTGCTCAAATGTGGCGAGGTGCTGCAGGACATCTTGGAG GTGCTGCTCACCTTCACCAGCTCTGAGAGAGCCGTTGTGCGGGAGAGGGCCTTGCAGAGGATTTGCAGCCTGAGCCATTGGCTGGCCAGCTGTTCCACTCTGGAG gctggTCAAAATGAGGAAAGAGATGATGCCTGTGCACAGATCCAGATCCCAGTCCTTGGCAAGGTGTTTGGACGTCTCATCCTCATGGCATTTGAGGAAGAAAGGACCAACCGTGTGGCTCTGGATGCTCTCTACGCCCTCCTCAATTTCATCTCTCAGCAGCAAC GTGTGACACTGCCAGAGGATAATGCACAGCTCCAAGCACACTGGGAAGATGGGATCAGCTCCTCACTTCATTCTCCCAATGCCAAGGACTTCATCGAG GCTGTTGGAAAATACCTGGGACCTTCTGAGAGGACACACATCATCCTCTCAACCATTACGATGTTCCGCTACTCATCTCCCTGCAATCATCAGGTGGCTCTCAGCATGCTGGAGGTGATTGGGAGAGACCCTGACTGGTGGCTGACGGAT GTGCCAAAAATCGTGAGCCACATCTACCACACTGGGTTGGTCACAGACATCCaagtccagcacagcctccactGCCTGCTTCTCTTGGTGGCTGACAGGAGTCCTGTGCAGGTGGTCACAACACTGCTGCAGATCGCCCCACGAGGAGATAG GAATGCCCTCAGTTTGTGGGAGGTGATGTTCTCGGTGCCCCAGATGGTAGAGAAGGTCTTGAAGGAGCTTCGTGTCCAACTCCAGGACCTGAAGAATGGCATTTTCCGGACATTGGCTGAAAACGACTGCCTCTCTTACTTGGCT GCGAGAAAAATGAAGGTCCTGCTGCCAGACCTGATGAACCTGTTGCGGCAGAACTGCACGTCTCTGGTGATGATGGCCCTGATGGTCCTCCAGAACATGATGAAGTGCTTGAAGAGGACCGAAGCCAGTTCCATTGCTGCAGATGTGGCGAGGATACTCTGGTACCACTTTGATGAG GAGGAAAGCTGGGTGCGGGAGAGCTGCATCAGCTCCTTCAGAGACCTGGTGAGGACAGTGgtggggaaggagaagaagtGGATGAAGAACTTCGTGCACACTGTCCTGGCCCCGCTCATCCTTCGCATGAACGACAAGGCTCCCAAAGTGGGCCAG GCCTCCAGGAATGCCCTCCTTGCCATCACAGAGCTCCTCAAGTGGAAGGAGATGAAGCATGTGGTGAAGACATGGCAGACCTGGAAGATGGCTGAGTGCTTG ATGAaaaaggacagcagcagggctgagcagtaCCTTCTTCAGAGCCTGAAGTACCTGAAGGACCCTCAGGAATGCGTGCGAGACTCGACTATCAGGTTCATTG ggaccATCATGCGGCATGTCAAGGACCAAAGCACGGAGGTGCCTGCTCTGATTGTCAGAG AACTTCAGGCCTTGGAGAAAGATGGCTGTGAATTCATCTGTTGCCTGGCAGCTCAGACCAGCTTGATCCTgagcaggctgagggagcagcaaTCACCAGCAGGGTCCCAATGCTCTCTGTGGTGCTGGCACCGCTGA